CGAGCATTTCAAGTGTTAAATGCTCTAGTCCGTTGCGTGGCAGGTCTGCCGGGCGAGGCTTGTCTGCGTTCAGGGAACCATGCGGCGGTATTACGCCTCTTTTCCCTCTGCCTGCCGGGATTCGCGGGCGCTCTGCTGTTCACTGGCGGTGAGTTCCGCATAAAAGACGCACTGGTTGCGCCCGCGCCGTTTGGCTTCATATGTGGCCATGTCGGCATGCTTGTACAGGTCGGTAAAGGTGCGCCCGTCAGTGGGGTCACAGGCTATGCCCACGCTGGCGGTCAGAGCGATGTCGTCATCGTCATGGTTGCCGCATTGCAGATGCAGTTGATTGACAAGCACCATGGCGCGTTCCCGTATCTTGTACTGGGGCATGGGCTCGGTGCAGAACACCAGAAACTCGTCGCCGCCCACGCGGCCCACAATGTCCGTGCTGCGGAAGTTGCGCCGTATGATCTGGGCCATCTGATAGATGGCCTTGTCGCCCACCGCATGGCCGAACTTGTCGTTGATGCTTTTGAAATTGTCAAAATCTATCATGAACATGGCGAAAACATCAGGCCCGAGATTGTTGTGCAGGCTCAAAAAGCGCGAGATGGCCTGCTCTGTGGCGCGCTTGTTGTGCATGCCGGTGGCGCTGTCGCGCGTGGCCTGGGTGCGTAGTCGCAGTTCAAGCTGTTTCTGCTTGTCGATGTCGGTGATGATCCCAATAATATAGACGGGTTTGCCCTGCGCGCTGATGAGATTTGAAGCCTCGACGCGGTACCAGTGGTACAGGCCGCTGGCGTCACGCAGGCGCAGTTCCACAAGCACCTTGCTTTTACGCAGAGTGTTATGAACGTTCTTCTGAAAGTCTTTAAGAAGCTCCCTGTCATCCACATGAACGGGAATAAGACCCGGCTCGGCTTCTGGCTCAAGGATGTTGAAAACCCTTCCGAAGGTCTGGAGCCATTTGGCGGAACAGGAAAAATGCCCGCTGATAAGATTCTGCTCAAAGATGATGATGTCGTGCTGCTCCAGAATAAACTGGTAGCGCTCGTCAGAAATGCGCTTGGCCTGAATGGCTTCCTTGTTGTGCGTGATGTCGAAAACAATGCTCTGTATGTAAGCCTGCCCCGGACCGGGCTGCACGAGCGAACCTTTATGGTACAGCCAGACAAGGTTACCGTTTTTTGCGGTGGTGCGGTACTCCACATCAATGGGAATGCCTGCATCCAGTTGCTGCTGCATGGTGCGCAGCGCGGTTTCGCGGTCCGCTTCATGGATGGACAGGGCAAAATTCTCTCCAAACCTTTGCGCGAATTCTTCCGGCCGATAGCCAAGCATTTTGAGAAAATTGGGGCTGATAAACTGAAAAGCGCCATGCAGACCGGAGAACTTGATGACCCCCCCCGAAATGCTTGAGATGATGGAGCGGTAATCCTCCTGCTGGCGGCGAATGGTGCGGTTATCCCGTTGCAGGATGGTTATGATGAAAACCAGCACCAGAAGAGCCAGCACAGACATGCGCCAGGCCAGGGTGGAGGTAATGGCGTTCTGTCTGTCCACCAGATGGTCCACGACCTCTTCCGGCAGCAGAGAGACCACCTGCAAGCCATATTTTTCAAGGGAAACGTGCGTCAGGTAATAGGCGTGATTGTCGTCCCTGATGAAACGGTTGGGACGGTTGCCCGGGTTTGCGAAAACAGCCAGCAGATGTTCCTGAAGCGAGGACGGCAGGCCCTTTTCTCCCAGTTGCGGAAACGTCTGCTCAATGTCGTAGCCAGGGGCAACGGCCCAGAACAGCAAGCGCCCTTTGTCATCAAAAACCATGTTGCTGGTCTTGTCGCCAAAGGCCCTTGTGACAAGAGTTTTTTTCATGATACTGTCTTCAAACTCACCCAGAAGAATGGCAGTAACCTTGTCGTCCCGAATCAGGGGAACAGCTATGGCCAGCTTGGCGCCAGTGCCGTCTGAAATGGCGCCAAACCCCGCCGTGCCGCTGAGCGCACGGAGAAACAGCTCTTTTTTATAAGTGCGCTCAAGGTTAAAGGCAGATCCGCTTTCGGAGCAGAAGCCCGTGCCGTCCAGAGCCACCAGAGCAAATTTTTTCATGCCCGCTGCGCGCAGCAGGGGGGCGTAGTGCTGCAGGCATTTGCCGGGTTGCGTGCAGGCATCCTGCGCCATGAAGTTGGCTATACTTTGCAGTTCGTTGAGTTGCAGATCGATATTCTGTCCAAATTCGTCAGCGGCACGTTGGCTCACTTCGGCAAGACGGGTGGTGATGTCCTGCGACAGGTGGCCTGTCGTTTCTTTGGTGTATTCGCGCACGATCACAAGCAGTGTTGCAAAAAACAATGCTATGCAGAGAATGGTTGTGAATGTGCTGCCCGGTTTGGCCATGGATATTCCTAGATGATACTAATCGTTTTATAGTACTTTTTTTACCTGTTAAAGGGAAGAGTGCCCGGCCCTTGTGAAAAAATAATCTGTCTGTGCGCTGCGCGTGTCGCGCCGTTTTGACTTCCGGAGGCAACGGCCCGCGTTGCCCCTGGTTACGGGGTGCTTGCCATAAGTACGCTTTTCTTAGAAGCTGCCCGGCAGAGGAGATCATATGCAGAAATTGTCCGTAGCCCTGGTGGGCGGTGGTCTTGCTGGTTGTGAATGTGCCCTGCGGCTGGCCCGCAGCGGGCACGAAGTGGTTTTGTTTGAACAAAAGCCCCTCCACCGTTCCCCAGCTCACGTCAATGACAATCTGGCCGAGCTGGTTTGTTCCAACTCGCTGCGGTCGGACGAACTGACCTCCGGCGTGGGGCTGCTCAAGGCCGAAATGCGCGCCCTGGGCAGTCGCTTTATGGAGGCGGCCGATGCCTGCCGCGTACCGGCGGGCAAGGCTCTTGCCGTGGACCGTGAGGCTTTTGCACGGCAAATGAGTCAGTTGGTGGAATCGGAAGGCAATATACGTCTTGTGCGGCATCAGGTGCAGTCTCTGGACGACACGGTGCTGGCTCCTTTCAGGGGAGAAGGGCGCGCCATTGTCGTGGCTGCCGGGCCTATGGCTTCAGACGGGCTTTCTGCCTCTCTGGCCGGAGCGCTGGGCGAAAAGCACTGCTATTTTTATGACGCCATCGCCCCCATCGTCTGGACGCACTCGTTAAATATGGATGTGGTTTTTCGCGCCTCCCGCTACGGCCAGGAAAACGGCGAGGGCGAAGGCGATTATCTGAACTGCCCCATGAGCCGTGAGGAATATGACGTTTTTTATCAGGCCCTGCTGGACGCTCAAAAAGTGGCTGCGCACGAATTTGAGCAGGAAAAGCATTTTGAGGGCTGCATGCCCGTGGAAGCCCTGGCAGAGCGCGGCCCCCGCACCCTGACCTTCGGCCCCCTGAAGCCCGTGGGTTTTGTGGATCCCCGCACAGGACGCCGCCCGTGGGCCATTGTGCAGCTTCGTGCCGAAAATGCCAACAGCGACACGTGCAATCTTGTGGGCTGCCAGACCAAGCTGACCCAGGGGGAGCAGGCCCGCGTGTTCCGTCTGGTGCCGGGGCTGGAAAAGGTGGAATTCGCCCGTTTCGGCAGCATGCACAGAAATACCTACGTAAACGCGCCGCAAGTGCTGGCCGAAGATCTGTCGCTCAACGTGCTGCCGGGCGTGTTCCTTGCCGGACAGATCACCGGCGTGGAAGGCTATGTGGAGTCCGCCGCCAGTGGCCTGTGGTTGGCCCTGCTGCTGGACGCCCGCGCCCGGGGGGCCAGGCTGCCCACGCCCCCGGCTGAAAGCGCCCTTGGCGCCCTGATCAACCATTTGCGCACGCCTGTCAAGCGTTTTCAGCCGTCCAACGCCCATTTCGGCCTCATGCCGGAGTTGGGCGAAAGGGCGCGCAAAAAAGACCGCAAGGCTCTGTACTCCGCCCGCGCTCAGGAAGCCTTCGGCTCGTGGCTTCAAGAGGCCAGGGCCGCCGGATTGGTCTGAGTCTCCTCAGGAGGGAGCAAGCCGTGAAATGTCTTGTGGGGGAGGGACCCTCTTTAAACCAGACTAACTTTGAAATGTTTTACATTTCAAAGTTGTCATTCAGCCGAAAATGCGATTTGCGGCTGAATCCACGCCACGTTGTGGCGCGCTGCACCCTCGTGCAGCGTTAGAGCATGCAATTTTTTTCAAAATTGCATGCTCTAAAAAAGGGTCTCCTCCCCCACGCCCCCTCCCCCTAAAACTTTTATAGTAGAGCATGTTAACTTTGAAAAAGTGTAAAGGCTCTAACGCGCACGACCGTGCAGCGCGTCGCAACGTGGCGATGATTCAGTCGGGAATTATGATTTTCGTCTAAGGCAAAACTTTGAAATATAAGGCATTTCAAGGTTGATCTGGCCAGGCATAGTACAGCGAGAGTACTGGTTTGAAACGGGTGGGGGGAGCAGCCACGCCCTCCAGGCGTCGCTTCCCTCAACGTGTATCTGCTCTGCGTCCACAAAAGCGGTGACGCCGCCCGGCGGTATTTGGGGCTCTTTGCTCTGGATGCCGCCGGGCGTCTGTTTTTGGCTTGTCAGGGCGCGTGCAGCGAGGATTGGCCGCTCAAAAAAGCAGCCTGAAAGGTTTAATCCTGTTTTGCCGCCTTGCGCCGTGCCAGCAGCAGCCGGATATGGCCTCCCAGCATGATCAGCACCACGGAGGCGGCAATGAGAACAATGCCCAGCAAAAGCGGCAGGCTGAAAGGCTCCTTGAAAACCAGTATGCCCACGATAACGGCGGTAACCGGCTCCAGGACGCCCAGCACCGACGTAAGGGTGGAGCCGATGCGCTGCACGGCCAGAATGAGGGTGAAGTTGGAAATTACGGCAGTGATCACGGCCAGCAATATGGCCAGCGCCAGTTCCTTCCAGCTGCCCAGCAGTTGAAAGCTGCCGGAAGCCAGAGAATTGACCAGCGAGCAGAGCGCGCCAAAAGCCATGACATAGAAGGTCAGCATAAGGCCGGTGACATTGGTGATGCGCGCGGCGTAAATGCTTGTGATGTAAATGGCGTTGCACACGGCCGAAGCCAGCGCCAGCATGAGACCAAAGGCGTTAATGCCCTTGGCGCTTCCCGCAGGGCCTGCCCCAGCAGGGGTCCCATTGCTGAGCAGGTATACTCCGGCAATGGCAAGAACCACGGCCACAGCCGTGATCCAGGAAAAACGCTCGTGAAAAAAGGCGATCATGATGAGCATGACCATGACCGGATAGGAAAATTGCAGCGTGGCCACGACGCCGCTGGGCAGGTGCGTGAAAGCCTCAATGAAGAGCAGGGCGGCCAGGGCATACATAAGGCTCATGCCCGCCAGTTTGAGCAGGTTGCGCCCAGACGTGTAAAAGCGCTCGCCGCGCAGTACGAGAAAAAGTCCCAGTACAATGGTAGCTATGAAAAAACGGTAAAAAAGCACTGTGGCCGGTGAAAGGCCCTGTGCCATGAGCGGCAGGCTGAACAGGGGGATGAGCCCAAAGGCGGCTGAGGAGAGCAGACTGTAAAAAAAGCCCATGACATCCTTCTTTATGCGCAGGTGCGCGTTTCTTGAATATCGAATAAAGTAAATTATGGCAATGGGTTGGACGATCTTGGGAAAGCTTGTGTTTGTCTGTTTTTTCGCGTGGTTAGCGATGCAAAGGCTGATAAAAACGGCCCGTTCTGTGTTATACAGAACGGGCCGTATGCGGGCATTCGGGTGTCGTCAGGGAAGGTACAGGGCATCGGGCCGTAGAACAGGCCGAATCTCCCCGTGACGCAACGATGTGCCGCGCCAAAATTGCTGGCGTGTGCTGACGCTGGAGCAGTTTACCAATGAAATGCGTTAACTGCTCTGCAAGGATTTTTCTGAAAATCCTTGGCACGAAATGTGAGAAGGCGGGCTTTTGCCTGCCGTACATGAGCATTTCAACGTGGTAAATGCCCTATCGGGACTGGTCAAGCACCACTTCGGCCTCGGGGTGGGCCTGACGCAGGGCCTCATGCATGGCGGCGGCGTCAGCAAACGCGCGGAAGGGGCCGATGCGTTCGTCGCCCATGGCCGCGCTGTAGTGCACATAGTAGGCCAGGTCCGCTTGCAGGGGGGTGCCGCTTTCATCGCTGACGACTTCAAGCTCCACCTTGCCAACGCCGCGCCTGCCAAGATCAAGCTGCTTGGCTGCGGCAAAGGAAAGGTCGATGATGCGCCCGCGCACAAAGGGGCCACGGTCAGTCACGCAGACCATGACGCTTTTGCCGTTTTCCTGATCGGTAACCCGCACGACAGTGCCCATGGGCAGGGTGCGGTGGGCGGCGGTGAATGTATACATGTCATAGCTGAGGCCGCTGGCAGTGGCGCCGCCGTGCGAATCACGGCCGTACCAGGATGCCTTGCCGGCAAAAACTTCACTTTCCTGGGCGCGCTTGAGCCAGATGTCGCGGTTGTCGGCGCCCTGTTCGGAAACCTGCTTGGTTTTCGTTGAAGATTTTGCGGCCTTGCGGCTTTTTGACGATTTGTCCGAGCTGTCAGACTTGGCCGACTTGCCAGATGAGGACGCTTTTTCAGATTTGTCTGAAGATTTTGATTTTTTTGACTTTTCAGACTTGGCTGAGCGCGATTCGGACTTCTGTGACTTTTTCGAGGCGGCAGAAGCGGATACACCAGAGGAGGTATTGTCAGAAGGAGAGCTTGCTGAAGCCGCGTCGGCTTTCATGGGGGCGGTCAACAACATACATGTGACCGCAACAGCCAGCATGGAAGGCCAGCGTGAATACTTCATGATCATTCCTTGGTTACTGTTCGAGGCTGCCCGGCAATGCGGACGGATCACGCCCGTGATCCTGACCCTGGAGACCTCCGATGACGGCAGATGCGCCTTGCGCCCTGAACCAGTCAGTCTCAATCAGGGAGTGCCTTTTCTTGGTGCCAAGAATATACAGTAATAAAAACTTCGGTGTCAAACAGATAAAATTTTTAATTACAGGTAGTTAGCGTAAAACTTTTTCTAGAGAATCACTAGAGAGGCTGTAATTGGCAGTAATTATCATTTGTAAGGCCGAGATCCGGAAGCCTGATGAAGGCAAAAAAGGGCAAAATTTCTGGGATGTCATCTGGACGGCACGAGCAGATTATCTTTGCGATGATCTGAAGCCAGGAAGGCGCGGCATTAAAAAAACATGCACCCAGGGGAACCCCTGTCGTCAACTCAGACACGAACAAAGGTTTTAGGGGGTGGGGGCGTGGGGGAGGGACCCTTTTGCAAAAGGGTCCCTCCCCCACAAGGCCTTGCACCATGTTCCCTATTGCTAAGGAAGCCCTGATTAAAGAGCCTGCTGGAAACGCGCAGTTATTTCGTTTGGCAAGGCGCGATCTTTTTTTGAAGCAGGAGTGGACTCTTCCGTCCTCGACTGTTTCAAAAAAAGAGAAGCAACGCCGCCAAACGGAATAAATCAGCGTTTCCCTAAATGTCGCTCTGGGGCGGGCGCTGGAGCAGGCGCTCCAGGGAGGCCGTGGCCTCTTCTCCGGTCAGGCCCTGGCGCGGAGCCAGTTGGGGCAGGTTTTCCACAGCGTCGCAGGGCCGCACGTACAGGGGTTCAATGTCCTTGTCGTCAAAATCACCGTGACGGGCCAGCAGGCACAGGGCATTGATGTCTGGCGTTACCAGTTCGTCCAGCGTGACGATGGGCGCGCCTTCATCGGCCTTGGGGCCTGTGCCGTCCAGGGAGGGACGCATCAGATCCAGTGGGCAGAAAACAGCGGCGTTGCGTGCAAGGCCGCTGCCGCAAACCCATATGGTGCGGCTGCCAGCGGGCACGCCGTCGGGCAGGGGGGCCGTGCGGCTGGCCACGATGCGTTTGAGGGCCTCCTCCGGGGAGCACAAGTCCACTGTGCTGCCGGGCTGCGCCGGAATCATGGGGCCGTAGGACAGAAAAGACTGGCAGTGCACGAGGTTGCGCCTTGCGTGGGTCAGCACCCAGATGGTTGTGCCGAAGAGGAGCTGCCCGCGTAGCGCGGCTGTTGTGGCAAGGGCCTGCATGTAGTCCAGCCCGGCGACGGCGGCCGTGCCCGTTCTGCGCAGGGCTGCGGTTGTCGCCAGAACAAGCCGAATGCCCGTGAAGGAGCCCGGCCCCCGCACGCAGGCAATGCGGCGGAAGCTGGTGGGTTTTATGTCCAGAGCGGCGCAGAGGCTTTCCAGCGCGGGAGCGAGAATTTCCGTGGCGCGGTCGGCTTTGTGCCATTGCTGGGAGCACAGCGTTTTTTCATCGTCGGTAACGACAATTTGCAATACGCCTTCAGCCGCGTTGAGGATAAGCTCGAGTCCGGTGGAATATTGGCTCACGATCCGCTCCCGAACCAGCCGGCGCTTTTGACGATGCGCCAGAGGTCATTGTAGGTGGCCAGCAGCATGAGGGCGACCAGCAGGGCCAGACCGGCCCGCATGGCGTATTCCTGCACCCTGGCGTTGACCGGGCGGCGGAAAATCATTTCCCACAGGCAGAAGACAATCTGGCCGCCGTCAAGCACGGGAATGGGCAGGAGGTTCAGTACCCCGAGGTTGATGCTGATGAGCGCGGCCAGGGCCAGCAGCCCGGCTATGCCTTCATGGGCCTGTTTGCCCACCATCTGCATGATCATGATGGGCCCGCCCACCTGATCCAGGGGAACCACCCTTTCAACCAGTTTTACAAAACTTTTCCAGGTCAGGGCAAGCATATCCGAGGCCTGGGACGCGCCTGCCGCAGCCGCACCCCAGAATCCGTGCTGCACAAGGCGCACCGCGCCCGTGTTGCGTATGCCCACAAGCCAGGCTTTTTCATCTTCGCCGAAGATGGTTTTTCTCACGGACATTTCAGGCCGGATTTCAACGGTCATGATGCTGGGGGGGAGATTGCCCTGGCCGGATGCGGCATCTGCCGTTGTGTTTGCAGTAGTTTCGGCACCGGATGTTCCGGCAGGGGCGGTGGACTGGCCGTCCTCGCCTTCCGCGCCATTGACGGCGGCTTTGTGGGGGCGCTCAAGAACAACGCTGAGCGGCTGTCCGTTGCTGCGGGCAATGGCGCGGGTCATGTCGTCCCAGGCAACGATGGGCTGGCCGTCAATGCGCACGATGGTGTCGCCAGCCTGCACGCCCGCCTTGGCGGCGGGGCCGTTTTCCACCAGTCCGCCCACCTGCGGCAGCAGCAGGGGCGTGCCCCAGCCAAAGGCCAGAATCCAGCACAAGAGCCATGCCAGCAGCATGTTGGCCACGGGGCCTGCGGCCACAACCAGCAGGCGCTGCCAGGCTGGCCGCAGCGAGAAGCTTTCTTCCCGTGTGAAGCCTTCGGGCAGTTCGCTGTCCTCCTGCTCGCCCACCAGGGCCACGTAGCCGCCCAGGGGAACCAGGGACAGGGCATATTCGGTCTTGCCCCATGTGCGCTTGAGAATTTTGGGGCCAAAGCCCAGAGAAAAGGTGGAAACTCCCATGCCCAGGCTGCGGGCCACGGCAAAATGCCCCAGTTCGTGAAAGAAGATAAGGCCGCCAAGGACAAGGGATACAGCTATAATGGTTATCAGCATGCGGATTCTCCGTCGCGGGCAAGGGTGCGTACAAGCTCGCGGCTCTGGCGGTCAAGGCGCGTGAGGCGCTCCGCCAGGGTATGGGCCTCGCTTTTCAGGGCGGCCATGCGGTCGGAGGGCATGGCCGCGCCCTGTTCGAGCGGGGCGCAGAAAGGCTGGTGGCCGGGATCGCTGGCGTCGTGCGCCTTGAGTGCGGCCCCGATCAGCCGGGGTATGTCAAGGAAGGCGCAGCGGCCTTCAAGAAAAAGCTCCACGGCGGCCTCGTTGGCCGCGTTGAGAACAACACAGCGCCCGCCCCGCAGTGCGAGGGACTGGCGCGCCAGATCAAGACAGGAAAAAACCTCGGCATCCGGCTCATGAAAGGTCAGGGCCGTGGCCGTAAGGGCAAGGGGAGGCACGTCCACAGGCAGGCAGCGCGGCCAGAGCAGGCAGCTGGCGATGGCCAGGCGCATGTCCGCCGTGCCGAGCTGCGCCAGTTGCGAGCCGTCTTCAAATTCCACCAGCGAATGTATCACCGACTGCGGGTGCACCAGAACCTTGATGCGTTGGGCGGGCGTTCCGTAGAGGTGATAGGCCTCGATAACCTCAAGGCCTTTGTTCATAAGCGTCGCGGAATCTATGCTTATCTTGGCTCCCATGTTCCAGTTGGGGTGCTTGAGCGCCTGCGCGGGGGTGATGCCCCGCAACTCTTCACGGCTGCGGCCACGAAAAGGCCCGCCACTGGCCGTGAGGATAAGGCGCTTCACCTCCTGCCCGCGTCCGGCAAGGCACTGGAAGATGGCGTTATGTTCCGAATCCACGGGCAAGATGACGGCCCCGGTGCAGGCGCAGATGCGGCGCACCAGATCGCCAGCCAGAACCAGCGATTCCTTGTTGGCAAGGCAGACGACCTTGCCCGCCAGGGCTGCGGCCAGGGTTCCGTCCAGACCCGCCGCGCCGACCTGGGCCGAGAGCACGGTGGAGGCTTCGGACAGGGCGGCCATGTGGGCGTAGCCCTCGCGCCCCACCAGAATGGTCGGGGCATAGCCTTGCGGCAAAAGCTTTTTGAGCCCGGCGGCAGCGGCCTCGTTCAGCACCGCCAGATACGGCGGACGCCAGCGGGCGGCCTGTTCGGCCAGACGTTCGATCTGGCGGGCGCAGGCAAGCCCGACAATGCGGAAAGCCTGCGGATGACTTGCAACCACGGCCAGAGCGCTGCGCCCTATGGACCCGGTGGAACCCAGTATGCACAGGCTGCGCGGCCATGCGCCGTTCCAGGCGGCATCCGGCGGGCCGGAGATATAGTCTATGGAAGGGCCGCCCTGACCCGGCCAGAGTTGTGCCATGTCTGCATCCTGTCTGTTGCCGCCGTGATTGGAACCTGCTGCCATGGGCAGGCGGCATGCTCATGTGTAAAAATAGGTCCGGCGCTGGAAAATTCAAGCGGCCCTTGAGCCGGGCCGCTGTAAAAAACCGTGTACCCCGCGTGGCGTACCGCAAACTTTTTTGCGGCCCTCG
This DNA window, taken from Desulfovibrio sp. 86, encodes the following:
- a CDS encoding septal ring lytic transglycosylase RlpA family protein; the encoded protein is MWLKRAQESEVFAGKASWYGRDSHGGATASGLSYDMYTFTAAHRTLPMGTVVRVTDQENGKSVMVCVTDRGPFVRGRIIDLSFAAAKQLDLGRRGVGKVELEVVSDESGTPLQADLAYYVHYSAAMGDERIGPFRAFADAAAMHEALRQAHPEAEVVLDQSR
- a CDS encoding EamA family transporter, whose amino-acid sequence is MGFFYSLLSSAAFGLIPLFSLPLMAQGLSPATVLFYRFFIATIVLGLFLVLRGERFYTSGRNLLKLAGMSLMYALAALLFIEAFTHLPSGVVATLQFSYPVMVMLIMIAFFHERFSWITAVAVVLAIAGVYLLSNGTPAGAGPAGSAKGINAFGLMLALASAVCNAIYITSIYAARITNVTGLMLTFYVMAFGALCSLVNSLASGSFQLLGSWKELALAILLAVITAVISNFTLILAVQRIGSTLTSVLGVLEPVTAVIVGILVFKEPFSLPLLLGIVLIAASVVLIMLGGHIRLLLARRKAAKQD
- a CDS encoding sensor domain-containing diguanylate cyclase, with amino-acid sequence MAKPGSTFTTILCIALFFATLLVIVREYTKETTGHLSQDITTRLAEVSQRAADEFGQNIDLQLNELQSIANFMAQDACTQPGKCLQHYAPLLRAAGMKKFALVALDGTGFCSESGSAFNLERTYKKELFLRALSGTAGFGAISDGTGAKLAIAVPLIRDDKVTAILLGEFEDSIMKKTLVTRAFGDKTSNMVFDDKGRLLFWAVAPGYDIEQTFPQLGEKGLPSSLQEHLLAVFANPGNRPNRFIRDDNHAYYLTHVSLEKYGLQVVSLLPEEVVDHLVDRQNAITSTLAWRMSVLALLVLVFIITILQRDNRTIRRQQEDYRSIISSISGGVIKFSGLHGAFQFISPNFLKMLGYRPEEFAQRFGENFALSIHEADRETALRTMQQQLDAGIPIDVEYRTTAKNGNLVWLYHKGSLVQPGPGQAYIQSIVFDITHNKEAIQAKRISDERYQFILEQHDIIIFEQNLISGHFSCSAKWLQTFGRVFNILEPEAEPGLIPVHVDDRELLKDFQKNVHNTLRKSKVLVELRLRDASGLYHWYRVEASNLISAQGKPVYIIGIITDIDKQKQLELRLRTQATRDSATGMHNKRATEQAISRFLSLHNNLGPDVFAMFMIDFDNFKSINDKFGHAVGDKAIYQMAQIIRRNFRSTDIVGRVGGDEFLVFCTEPMPQYKIRERAMVLVNQLHLQCGNHDDDDIALTASVGIACDPTDGRTFTDLYKHADMATYEAKRRGRNQCVFYAELTASEQQSARESRQAEGKEA
- the tsaB gene encoding tRNA (adenosine(37)-N6)-threonylcarbamoyltransferase complex dimerization subunit type 1 TsaB: MSQYSTGLELILNAAEGVLQIVVTDDEKTLCSQQWHKADRATEILAPALESLCAALDIKPTSFRRIACVRGPGSFTGIRLVLATTAALRRTGTAAVAGLDYMQALATTAALRGQLLFGTTIWVLTHARRNLVHCQSFLSYGPMIPAQPGSTVDLCSPEEALKRIVASRTAPLPDGVPAGSRTIWVCGSGLARNAAVFCPLDLMRPSLDGTGPKADEGAPIVTLDELVTPDINALCLLARHGDFDDKDIEPLYVRPCDAVENLPQLAPRQGLTGEEATASLERLLQRPPQSDI
- the dxr gene encoding 1-deoxy-D-xylulose-5-phosphate reductoisomerase yields the protein MAQLWPGQGGPSIDYISGPPDAAWNGAWPRSLCILGSTGSIGRSALAVVASHPQAFRIVGLACARQIERLAEQAARWRPPYLAVLNEAAAAGLKKLLPQGYAPTILVGREGYAHMAALSEASTVLSAQVGAAGLDGTLAAALAGKVVCLANKESLVLAGDLVRRICACTGAVILPVDSEHNAIFQCLAGRGQEVKRLILTASGGPFRGRSREELRGITPAQALKHPNWNMGAKISIDSATLMNKGLEVIEAYHLYGTPAQRIKVLVHPQSVIHSLVEFEDGSQLAQLGTADMRLAIASCLLWPRCLPVDVPPLALTATALTFHEPDAEVFSCLDLARQSLALRGGRCVVLNAANEAAVELFLEGRCAFLDIPRLIGAALKAHDASDPGHQPFCAPLEQGAAMPSDRMAALKSEAHTLAERLTRLDRQSRELVRTLARDGESAC
- a CDS encoding M50 family metallopeptidase — encoded protein: MLITIIAVSLVLGGLIFFHELGHFAVARSLGMGVSTFSLGFGPKILKRTWGKTEYALSLVPLGGYVALVGEQEDSELPEGFTREESFSLRPAWQRLLVVAAGPVANMLLAWLLCWILAFGWGTPLLLPQVGGLVENGPAAKAGVQAGDTIVRIDGQPIVAWDDMTRAIARSNGQPLSVVLERPHKAAVNGAEGEDGQSTAPAGTSGAETTANTTADAASGQGNLPPSIMTVEIRPEMSVRKTIFGEDEKAWLVGIRNTGAVRLVQHGFWGAAAAGASQASDMLALTWKSFVKLVERVVPLDQVGGPIMIMQMVGKQAHEGIAGLLALAALISINLGVLNLLPIPVLDGGQIVFCLWEMIFRRPVNARVQEYAMRAGLALLVALMLLATYNDLWRIVKSAGWFGSGS
- the trmFO gene encoding methylenetetrahydrofolate--tRNA-(uracil(54)-C(5))-methyltransferase (FADH(2)-oxidizing) TrmFO, which translates into the protein MQKLSVALVGGGLAGCECALRLARSGHEVVLFEQKPLHRSPAHVNDNLAELVCSNSLRSDELTSGVGLLKAEMRALGSRFMEAADACRVPAGKALAVDREAFARQMSQLVESEGNIRLVRHQVQSLDDTVLAPFRGEGRAIVVAAGPMASDGLSASLAGALGEKHCYFYDAIAPIVWTHSLNMDVVFRASRYGQENGEGEGDYLNCPMSREEYDVFYQALLDAQKVAAHEFEQEKHFEGCMPVEALAERGPRTLTFGPLKPVGFVDPRTGRRPWAIVQLRAENANSDTCNLVGCQTKLTQGEQARVFRLVPGLEKVEFARFGSMHRNTYVNAPQVLAEDLSLNVLPGVFLAGQITGVEGYVESAASGLWLALLLDARARGARLPTPPAESALGALINHLRTPVKRFQPSNAHFGLMPELGERARKKDRKALYSARAQEAFGSWLQEARAAGLV